One stretch of Vulpes lagopus strain Blue_001 chromosome 12, ASM1834538v1, whole genome shotgun sequence DNA includes these proteins:
- the FBF1 gene encoding fas-binding factor 1 isoform X3 gives MIPSDSFLPRLGKAPKTKKGLKGSIDDVLSDLLGDELTLPEEPVKLASRSRDAQGIAQALPSSRARTKSLLEDYAFSTTPGLTGLDAEVSDVSDADPQNLLQTLKDLDDMDADLLGLKKSNLTSNRRAAKGSGKEELPSHPKPASILTASEKGDATPAKKPPPSPNNFGHQNRKFSFKDLEDPLAGLLSDDEEGITKKPPGAASKVASEKSPAPVRGQGPSMPLTPGDTPVRKREEVLFDEEDDVMATLGFADSPTADRRQMGDQEGPRSARSRLDELLGLGTATKLLARPGTGERREFRLDKKYQRPQDKEDPWSDEDFTFGDYQPTVGSCEGRQCRRQSVSRFLEEGGADPKGEPGSKQSTLAASSPIHPKKGGADWLGLKDEDLLPPSPTGEAEAQKGGSALSTSSVLPPKTQHSAPGRHSTSPGLPSSSSGAKLPTGGADILAKASQASNLGASEEKEEEDWLSHALSRKKSQDLAREEHSEASKGQNLVGAGGSPPASSQPVTSAQEFEQAATGEPSGTTAQKPPTRPTTSGSPVTWNRAASTLPVGDPKKGTALGDLSSAEPAAGLPRSQEPKGPSLPTQPLLPEALVQSLLPGTEYQRQLLAAQVQLQSGTTELQADLLQSQARLAELEAQVRKLELERAQHQLLLESLQQRHQADLELIESAHRSRIKVLETSYQQREERLRREHEELSARYLSHCQEAEQAHAELTAQHQRRLAAAMQEKDQEMERLRELQRASILEMRKDHEEQLQRMKLLKDCEIDAVTSATSHTRSLNGIIEQMEKFSSSLHELSSRVEASHLTTTQERELGLRQHDQQLRVLQERLGQQQRDMEEERSRFQEVIGKMEARLNEQSRLLEQERWRVNAEQSRVESTQRALEEQRKVMVQQIAMEREELEKAKSALLEEQKSVMHKCGEERRRLAAEWAEFYAQQKLSKERAEREAERALQVDTQREGTLISLAKEQAELKIRASELRAKEEQLAAEREALERERQELRLEKERVSTAALRTRLRAEEVESMSQVASEKFEEGQRALCEARQVQQQQQARLQLVQQQQEHLRQQEQHMHQEHLSLAHQRLRLDRIRQDLPSSPMVLLPKAQGPAASCLSAIVAPTPTVPQGIQPPTGLGPSHLHAKLVLLKHTAEQGRQEGGGGLFQQTRDRWTPLA, from the exons ATGATCCCCTCTGACTCCTTTCTTCCAAGGCTTGGGAAG GCACCAAAGACCAAGAAGGGATTGAAAG gcTCCATTGATGATGTCCTCAGTGACCTCTTAGGGGATGAGC tgacaCTACCAGAGGAGCCTGTTAAACTGGCTTCACGTTCCCGAGATGCCCAAGGCATAGCCCAGGCTCTCCCTTCTTCCAGGGCTAGAACGAA GTCCCTCCTGGAAGACTATGCCTTCAGCACCACCCCAGGCCTGACGGGACTTGATGCTGAG GTGTCTGACGTCTCAGATGCAGACCCACAGAACTTGCTCCAGACTCTGAAG GATCTGGATGACATGGATGCCGATCTATTAGGTTTGAAGAAGTCTAATCTGACCTCTAACAGAAGAGCTGCAAAGGGTTCTGGGAAAGAAGAGCTGCCCAGTCATCCCAAACCTGCCAGTATATTGACAGCCAGTGAGAAAG GTGATGCCACTCCTGCCAAGaagccccctccctctcccaacAACTTTGGGCATCAGAACAGAAAGTTTTCCTTCAAAG ACTTGGAAGACCCCTTGGCGGGACTTCTCTCTGATGATGAGGAAGGGATCACCAAGAAGCCACCTGGGGCAGCGAGTAAAGTGGCTTCTGAAAAGAGCCCAGCCCCAGTCAGAGGTCAAG gtccatctatgcCTCTAACTCCCGGGGACACCCCGGTCCGAAAGAGAGAAGAAGTGCTATTTGATGAGGAGGATGATGTCATGGCCACCCTGGGGTTTGCAGACAGCCCCACGGCAGACAGGAGGCAGATGGGCGACCA GGAAGGGCCCCGTTCTGCTCGCTCCAGGCTGGATGAGCTGCTGGGTCTGGGCACTGCCACCAAACTCCTGGCCCGCCCAGGTACTGGGGAGCGTAGAGAATTCAGGCTGGACAAGAAGTACCAGAGGCCACAGG ACAAAGAAGATCCCTGGAGTGATGAAGACTTCACCTTCGGGGACTACCAGCCCACCGTGGGCTCCTGTGAGGGCCGGCAGTGTCGCCGGCAGTCGGTCAG TAGGTTCCTAGAAGAAGGTGGCGCAGACCCCAAGGGAGAACCAGGCTCAAAACAGAGCACCCTAGCGGCCTCCAGCCCCATCCACCCTAAGAAGGGAGGAGCTGACTGGTTGGGCCTCAAGGATGAGgacctgctccctccctctcccaccgGAGAGGCAGAGGCGCAGAAGGGAGGCTCAGCACTCTCCACATCCTCTGTGCTCCCTCCCAAGACTCAGCACTCTGCCCCAGGCCGGCACTCTACCTCCCCTGGACTGCCCTCCTCTTCTTCGGGGGCCAAGCTACCAACTGGGGGTGCAGATATCCTTGCCAAAGCCAGTCAGGCCTCCAATCTGGGAGCTtctgaggagaaagaggaagaggattgGCTGAGTCATGCCTTGTCTCGGAAGAAGTCCCAGGATCTGGCCAGAGAGGAACACAGTGAGGCCTCTAAAGGCCAGAATctggtgggggcaggaggcagccccCCTGCCAGCAG CCAACCTGTTACCAGCGCGCAGGAGTTCGAGCAGGCAGCCACTGGAGAGCCCTCAGGAACAACAGCACAGAAGCCACCTACAAGGCCCACCACCTCGGG GTCCCCTGTGACTTGGAACCGGGCTGCCTCGACCCTCCCTGTAGGTGACCCAAAGAAGGGAACAGCCCTTGGAGACCTCTCCAGTGCTG AGCCCGCAGCTGGTCTCCCGAGGTCCCAGGAGCCCAAAGGGCCTTCTCTGCCCACCCAG CCTCTGCTCCCGGAGGCCCTGGTGCAGAGCCTGTTGCCAGGCACAGAATACCAGAGACAGCTCCTGGCCGCACAGGTGCAGCTTCAGAGTGGCACTACTGAGCTCCAGGCTGACCTTCTGCAGAGTCAGGCCCGGCTGGCAGAGCTGGAGGCCCAG GTGCGGAAGCTTGAGCTAGAGCGGGCGCAGCACCAGCTGCTGCTGGAGAGCTTGCAGCAGCGGCACCAGGCTGACCTAGAGCTCATCGAGAGTGCTCACAG AAGCCGAATAAAGGTGCTAGAAACATCATACCAGCAACGGGAAGAGCGGCTACGGAGGGAGCATGAGGAGCTGTCAGCCCGGTATCTGTCTCACTGCCAAGAAGCTGAGCAAGCCCACGCCGAGCTCACAGCCCAGCACCAGCGTCGCTTGGCGGCTGCCATGCAAGAGAAGGACCAGGAGATGGAGCGGCTTCGGGAGCTGCAGCG GGCCTCCATCCTGGAGATGCGCAAGGACCACGAGGAGCAGCTGCAGCGGATGAAGCTGCTGAAGGACTGCGAGATCGACGCGGTCACCAGCGCCACCTCCCACACGCG ATCCCTGAACGGCATCATCGAGCAGATGGAGAAGTTCTCCAGCAGCCTGCACGAGCTCTCCTCCCGCGTGGAGGCCTCGCACCTCACCACCACCCAGGAACGGGAGCTCGGGCTCCGGCAACATGACCAGCAGCTCCGAG TGCTGCAGGAGAGGCTGGGCCAGCAGCAGCGGGACATGGAGGAGGAGCGGAGCCGGTTCCAGGAGGTCATCGGGAAGATGGAGGCGCGCCTGAACGAGCAGAGCCGGCTACTGGAGCAG GAGCGATGGCGGGTGAATGCCGAGCAGTCCAGAGTTGAGTCCACGCAGCGCGCtctggaagagcagaggaaggtcATGGTCCAGCAGATCGCCATGGAGCGGGAGGAGCTGGAGAAGGCCAAG AGCGCCTTGCTGGAGGAGCAGAAGTCTGTCATGCACAAGTGTGGGGAAGAGCGGCGGCGCCTTGCAGCCGAGTGGGCCGAATTCTATGCACAGCAAAAGCTGAGTAAGGAACGGGCCGAGCGTGAGGCAGAGAGGGCACTGCAGGTGGACACCCAGCGGGAGGGCACCCTCATCAGCCTGGCCAAG GAGCAAGCTGAGCTAAAGATCAGGGCCAGTGAGCTCCGAGCCAAGGAGGAGCAGCTGGCAGCCGAGAGGGAAGCCCTGGAGCGGGAGCGACAGGAGCTGCGGCTGGAGAAGGAGAGGGTCAGCACTGCTGCCCTGCGCACCAGGCTCCGCGCTGAGGAGGTGGAGAGCATGAGCCAG GTCGCCTCAGAGAAGTTCGAGGAGGGGCAGCGGGCCTTGTGTGAGGCCCGGCaggtgcagcagcagcagcaggctcGACTGCAGCTGgtacagcagcagcaggagcacctACGACAGCAGGAGCAACACATGCACCAG GAGCATCTGAGTCTGGCTCACCAGAGGCTGCGGCTGGACCGCATCCGACAGGACCTGCCCTCCAGCCCCATGGTGCTCCTCCCCAaggcccagggccctgcagccTCCTGCCTGAGTG
- the FBF1 gene encoding fas-binding factor 1 isoform X5 translates to MIPSDSFLPRLGKAPKTKKGLKGSIDDVLSDLLGDELTLPEEPVKLASRSRDAQGIAQALPSSRARTKSLLEDYAFSTTPGLTGLDAEVSDVSDADPQNLLQTLKDLDDMDADLLGLKKSNLTSNRRAAKGSGKEELPSHPKPASILTASEKGDATPAKKPPPSPNNFGHQNRKFSFKDLEDPLAGLLSDDEEGITKKPPGAASKVASEKSPAPVRGQGPSMPLTPGDTPVRKREEVLFDEEDDVMATLGFADSPTADRRQMGDQEGPRSARSRLDELLGLGTATKLLARPGTGERREFRLDKKYQRPQDKEDPWSDEDFTFGDYQPTVGSCEGRQCRRQSVSRFLEEGGADPKGEPGSKQSTLAASSPIHPKKGGADWLGLKDEDLLPPSPTGEAEAQKGGSALSTSSVLPPKTQHSAPGRHSTSPGLPSSSSGAKLPTGGADILAKASQASNLGASEEKEEEDWLSHALSRKKSQDLAREEHSEASKGQNLVGAGGSPPASSQPVTSAQEFEQAATGEPSGTTAQKPPTRPTTSGSPVTWNRAASTLPVGDPKKGTALGDLSSAEPAAGLPRSQEPKGPSLPTQPLLPEALVQSLLPGTEYQRQLLAAQVQLQSGTTELQADLLQSQARLAELEAQVRKLELERAQHQLLLESLQQRHQADLELIESAHRSRIKVLETSYQQREERLRREHEELSARYLSHCQEAEQAHAELTAQHQRRLAAAMQEKDQEMERLRELQRASILEMRKDHEEQLQRMKLLKDCEIDAVTSATSHTRSLNGIIEQMEKFSSSLHELSSRVEASHLTTTQERELGLRQHDQQLRVLQERLGQQQRDMEEERSRFQEVIGKMEARLNEQSRLLEQERWRVNAEQSRVESTQRALEEQRKVMVQQIAMEREELEKAKSALLEEQKSVMHKCGEERRRLAAEWAEFYAQQKLRAS, encoded by the exons ATGATCCCCTCTGACTCCTTTCTTCCAAGGCTTGGGAAG GCACCAAAGACCAAGAAGGGATTGAAAG gcTCCATTGATGATGTCCTCAGTGACCTCTTAGGGGATGAGC tgacaCTACCAGAGGAGCCTGTTAAACTGGCTTCACGTTCCCGAGATGCCCAAGGCATAGCCCAGGCTCTCCCTTCTTCCAGGGCTAGAACGAA GTCCCTCCTGGAAGACTATGCCTTCAGCACCACCCCAGGCCTGACGGGACTTGATGCTGAG GTGTCTGACGTCTCAGATGCAGACCCACAGAACTTGCTCCAGACTCTGAAG GATCTGGATGACATGGATGCCGATCTATTAGGTTTGAAGAAGTCTAATCTGACCTCTAACAGAAGAGCTGCAAAGGGTTCTGGGAAAGAAGAGCTGCCCAGTCATCCCAAACCTGCCAGTATATTGACAGCCAGTGAGAAAG GTGATGCCACTCCTGCCAAGaagccccctccctctcccaacAACTTTGGGCATCAGAACAGAAAGTTTTCCTTCAAAG ACTTGGAAGACCCCTTGGCGGGACTTCTCTCTGATGATGAGGAAGGGATCACCAAGAAGCCACCTGGGGCAGCGAGTAAAGTGGCTTCTGAAAAGAGCCCAGCCCCAGTCAGAGGTCAAG gtccatctatgcCTCTAACTCCCGGGGACACCCCGGTCCGAAAGAGAGAAGAAGTGCTATTTGATGAGGAGGATGATGTCATGGCCACCCTGGGGTTTGCAGACAGCCCCACGGCAGACAGGAGGCAGATGGGCGACCA GGAAGGGCCCCGTTCTGCTCGCTCCAGGCTGGATGAGCTGCTGGGTCTGGGCACTGCCACCAAACTCCTGGCCCGCCCAGGTACTGGGGAGCGTAGAGAATTCAGGCTGGACAAGAAGTACCAGAGGCCACAGG ACAAAGAAGATCCCTGGAGTGATGAAGACTTCACCTTCGGGGACTACCAGCCCACCGTGGGCTCCTGTGAGGGCCGGCAGTGTCGCCGGCAGTCGGTCAG TAGGTTCCTAGAAGAAGGTGGCGCAGACCCCAAGGGAGAACCAGGCTCAAAACAGAGCACCCTAGCGGCCTCCAGCCCCATCCACCCTAAGAAGGGAGGAGCTGACTGGTTGGGCCTCAAGGATGAGgacctgctccctccctctcccaccgGAGAGGCAGAGGCGCAGAAGGGAGGCTCAGCACTCTCCACATCCTCTGTGCTCCCTCCCAAGACTCAGCACTCTGCCCCAGGCCGGCACTCTACCTCCCCTGGACTGCCCTCCTCTTCTTCGGGGGCCAAGCTACCAACTGGGGGTGCAGATATCCTTGCCAAAGCCAGTCAGGCCTCCAATCTGGGAGCTtctgaggagaaagaggaagaggattgGCTGAGTCATGCCTTGTCTCGGAAGAAGTCCCAGGATCTGGCCAGAGAGGAACACAGTGAGGCCTCTAAAGGCCAGAATctggtgggggcaggaggcagccccCCTGCCAGCAG CCAACCTGTTACCAGCGCGCAGGAGTTCGAGCAGGCAGCCACTGGAGAGCCCTCAGGAACAACAGCACAGAAGCCACCTACAAGGCCCACCACCTCGGG GTCCCCTGTGACTTGGAACCGGGCTGCCTCGACCCTCCCTGTAGGTGACCCAAAGAAGGGAACAGCCCTTGGAGACCTCTCCAGTGCTG AGCCCGCAGCTGGTCTCCCGAGGTCCCAGGAGCCCAAAGGGCCTTCTCTGCCCACCCAG CCTCTGCTCCCGGAGGCCCTGGTGCAGAGCCTGTTGCCAGGCACAGAATACCAGAGACAGCTCCTGGCCGCACAGGTGCAGCTTCAGAGTGGCACTACTGAGCTCCAGGCTGACCTTCTGCAGAGTCAGGCCCGGCTGGCAGAGCTGGAGGCCCAG GTGCGGAAGCTTGAGCTAGAGCGGGCGCAGCACCAGCTGCTGCTGGAGAGCTTGCAGCAGCGGCACCAGGCTGACCTAGAGCTCATCGAGAGTGCTCACAG AAGCCGAATAAAGGTGCTAGAAACATCATACCAGCAACGGGAAGAGCGGCTACGGAGGGAGCATGAGGAGCTGTCAGCCCGGTATCTGTCTCACTGCCAAGAAGCTGAGCAAGCCCACGCCGAGCTCACAGCCCAGCACCAGCGTCGCTTGGCGGCTGCCATGCAAGAGAAGGACCAGGAGATGGAGCGGCTTCGGGAGCTGCAGCG GGCCTCCATCCTGGAGATGCGCAAGGACCACGAGGAGCAGCTGCAGCGGATGAAGCTGCTGAAGGACTGCGAGATCGACGCGGTCACCAGCGCCACCTCCCACACGCG ATCCCTGAACGGCATCATCGAGCAGATGGAGAAGTTCTCCAGCAGCCTGCACGAGCTCTCCTCCCGCGTGGAGGCCTCGCACCTCACCACCACCCAGGAACGGGAGCTCGGGCTCCGGCAACATGACCAGCAGCTCCGAG TGCTGCAGGAGAGGCTGGGCCAGCAGCAGCGGGACATGGAGGAGGAGCGGAGCCGGTTCCAGGAGGTCATCGGGAAGATGGAGGCGCGCCTGAACGAGCAGAGCCGGCTACTGGAGCAG GAGCGATGGCGGGTGAATGCCGAGCAGTCCAGAGTTGAGTCCACGCAGCGCGCtctggaagagcagaggaaggtcATGGTCCAGCAGATCGCCATGGAGCGGGAGGAGCTGGAGAAGGCCAAG AGCGCCTTGCTGGAGGAGCAGAAGTCTGTCATGCACAAGTGTGGGGAAGAGCGGCGGCGCCTTGCAGCCGAGTGGGCCGAATTCTATGCACAGCAAAAGCTGA GAGCAAGCTGA